The following DNA comes from Dehalococcoidales bacterium.
CAGATAATACGAGATATTCCGGTCTTTGTGTAACTAAATATTTCGCTTTTCGTAACGGGTCGTTACCTCGGTCTTCTATAGTAAGATCGATACTATATTGTAATTTCTTCATTTCTTGGACTAATTTCTGTAATTGTGTACCTTTTTCCTTAACTTCGACATAAACAAATAGCTTATTATTTCGATAAACACCTACATCCATAAGGCTATCTTCGAATTTAACAGAGAGGCCATGCGTTGTAGAAGATATTCTAAAAAAGCGGATAAACTCGGCTATTTGCACAAAGTACTCCCAATTGGGAGATGGTTTAGTCGTTCTACCTTGACTAAACCAATTGTAGGGTCCTTTGGATGGTGGCATGTCTTTAAGGGTGAAAACTCGGCCTGTCGGGATAATAAGTCCATGCTTAAGTCCGTAACCTAATAGAGTTCTCAATCCTTCGGGAAGCCTCCGTTTTACATGAGAGAAGTATTCTTCGGAAGGCTCGTTAAGTTTCCATTCTTGACATGCCGTTTTTACCCATTGTCGAAATGACCTATCGAATTCATCAACCAGTTCGAAGTTGTTATCCATTATATTTTAACTTTTCTAAACATTAACTCTTAGACGTTATTTTTAACCTGGGAGTTTCCTAATTGCTCCATCTCTACATCTATCCCTTGACAATAGCGTGACTTTTCAAATCTCACTACCCACCTTAAAGTCCCCGGTAAATCTCCCGACGGTGCCCGATATACAGAACGGTGATAGTCTTCCTGTCGTCATCAATATCGTAAATTATGCGGTAGTCTCCCTGCCTGACCCGCCACCAGCCTCCGACGCTCCTTACTTTATCCACCCCTCGCGGCCTGGGATTGTTTGCCAATTCCTGCACTGCACTAAGGACTGCTCTGAAATCATCGGAAGGTAGTCCTATCTAAGCTCCTTTGTGCCCGCCGCCTGAGGTCTATCTCATACATAGCGGCATACTACTTTCCCTTTCTTGATTTCAGATACTCTTCCAGTGATATGGTGCCCTCCTCATCATTAAAGGACGCCAACCCCTCAGAGATGTCAATTTCGTCTTCCAGCTTGGCGATTATAGCCTCGGTCAGCCATTCCTTCATTGTTTTACCCCGTAAAGCCGCGAAGGCCTTGATGCGGTTGCGCAGTTCCGGCTCTATATCCAGGAAATATCTTGACCTGTTAGCTGTGTTCGGCATGATAGTCCCCCCTCTGGCTACTTATATAATATGTATAGCCTATATAGCCAGTGATGTCAAGACTGCTAAACCTCCGCCTTCATCTTACACCACCCCGTTGCCTGCTCGTAGGCGTAAGCAATCTTGAACAGGGTCTCTTCACCCAGGGGCTTGCCGATTATCTGCATGCCTATCGGCAGTCCTCCGGTGAAACCGGCGGGGATGGAGATTGCCGGTACCCCGGCGATATTGATGGGCAGGGTGCAGACATCGCTCAAGTACATTTGCAGGGGGTCGTCTGTCTTCTCCCCGGTTTTGAAGGGGACGGTGGGGGAGGTGGGGGTGATTAGAGCGTCGTATTTCTCGAAAGCGCGGTCGAACTCCTGCCGGATGATGGTACGTACCTTCTGTGCTTTCAGATAATAGGCATCGTAATATCCGGCGGAGAGGGCGTAGGTGCCGAGCATGATGCGCCGCTTCACCTCCGGGCCAAAGCCGTGCTGCCGGGTCTTCTCCATGGCTTCCCACATATTGCCTGTTTCCCGGTAGGAGTAGCCGTACTTAACGCCGTCATAGCGCGCCAGGTTAGCTGAAGCCTCCGAAGGGGCTATGATGTAATATACCGCCAGGGCATAACCGGTGTGGGGTAGCGATACTTCCCAGTCTACCTGCGCTCCCAGCTCTTCCAGTTTGCTGATGCCTGTCCGGATTGCTGTTTCCACTTCGGGCTGCATACCCTCGACGAAGTATTCTCCGGGTACGCCCAGGCGCAGTCCCTTGAGGTCGGCGCTGAGGCACCCGCTGTAGTCCGGGGTGGGGTAGGGCAGGGAGGTGGAGTCCCGATGGTCATAACCGGCGATGGCGTTCATCACCAGGGCGCAGTCGGTAACGTCCTGGGTCAGCGGCCCAATCTGGTCCAGGGAACTGGCGAAAGCCACCAGCCCGTAGCGGCTCACCAGCCCGTAGGTTGGCTTCAAACCGGTGACGCTGCAGAAACCGGCGGGCTGGCGGATGCTGCCCCCCGTGTCCGAGCCGAGGGCGTAGACGGCTTCTGCTGCCGCTACCGCCGCTGCCGAACCGCCGCTGCTGCCCCCCGGCACGCGGGACAGGTCCCAGGGGTTGCGGGTGGTGAACAGGGCGGAGTTCTCCGTGGATGATCCCATGGCAAACTCGTCCATGTTGGCTTTTCCCACCATTACCATGCCCTGCCGGTTCAATCTTTCGACCACCGTGGCATCATAGGGAGGCACGAAGTTTTCCAGCATCCTTGACGAGCAGGTAGTCCTGACGCCACGGGTACACATGTTGTCCTTGATGACGGCCGGGATTCCGGTCAATGGAGTGATTTTCCCGGCGGCGATAAGTTTATCAGCCGCTTCAGCCTGTTTCAGCGCCAGCTCATCGGTAACGGTGACCAGCGCTTTGACCTGCGGCTCTACCTGGCGGATACGCTCCAGATAGGAGCGGGTCAGTTCCACTGAGGATAGGTGCTTTTCCTTGAGCAGCCGGTGCGCTTCATGGATGGTCAAATGATAATGGGTAGCTATCTGTCTCACCTCTCATTGTTTATTGAGAAACCCAACGCGGTTCACCAATTCAGACCGGCAAAAAGCTTGCCGGCGAAGGTTTATCGTGGCTGGACGGTCAGTGCTTATCATTCCAGCACCGCCCGCACCCGGAAGAAGTCTCCCTCTTTTTGCGGGGCATTGGCCAGTATCTGGTCCTGGGGCAGGGAGGGGGCTACCTCGTCATCAGCAACTACGGTATGCAGGGCGATAGACTGGGTGGTTGGCGGAATGGCGCCGGTGTCCACCTGCCGCAATACCTCGAAATTCTCCAGGATATTGGATAGCTGCTCCCTGAGCCTGTCCACTTCATCTTCAGTCAGTCCCACCCGGGCCAGAAGGGCGATGCGCAGCACTTCTTCACGACTCAGCTTCATTTTTAGCTCCTTGTTATTTCTTGAATACAGTCAGGAATTATAGCACCCGTATCGGAGTATCGGCAAATGGGGCAATACTGCTATAATCAGGAAGAGAATGAAATGAAATCTCGATTTATCTTTTTTATTGTCAGTACCATCCTTGAAGAGGTGGCCCTGGCGGTGATTGTGCTCCTGGGCTTGCCCAGAATCGGAATTCAGTTGCCTCTGGTGGTTCTTATTGTCCTGATGGCGGTCTGGGCGGCCTATTCGCTAATCACTTACCGGGTTGGCAGCCGGGCGTTGAGCAGAAAACCGGTAATCTGTCTGCCGGATATGGTCGGTAGCAAAGGTATGGTGGTCAGCCCGTTAGCCCCGGAGGGACTGGTCAGAATCAGGGGTGAACTCTGGATAGCCCGGCCCGATAATGGTGAGGCGGTACCCGGCGATGAAATTGCCGTGGTGGAGCAGTATAGTCTCAAGCTTGTGGTGCATAAGACTCGTGCTGCCGGTGACCTGGATGACGTTGCCTAGTCAGTGCATATCACTCTGATTGGCGTGGATTGTAGACAAAAGAAACGATGAGCAGCACCACCCCGCCCGCCAGCACATAAAGACTGAAAGTCAACATCGGCGACAGAATATCGTAAAATAACTGGGTCAACCATGTCTGGAGAGTGGGTGGTATCTCGCC
Coding sequences within:
- a CDS encoding type II toxin-antitoxin system RelE/ParE family toxin yields the protein MQELANNPRPRGVDKVRSVGGWWRVRQGDYRIIYDIDDDRKTITVLYIGHRREIYRGL
- the gatA gene encoding Asp-tRNA(Asn)/Glu-tRNA(Gln) amidotransferase subunit GatA, with the protein product MRQIATHYHLTIHEAHRLLKEKHLSSVELTRSYLERIRQVEPQVKALVTVTDELALKQAEAADKLIAAGKITPLTGIPAVIKDNMCTRGVRTTCSSRMLENFVPPYDATVVERLNRQGMVMVGKANMDEFAMGSSTENSALFTTRNPWDLSRVPGGSSGGSAAAVAAAEAVYALGSDTGGSIRQPAGFCSVTGLKPTYGLVSRYGLVAFASSLDQIGPLTQDVTDCALVMNAIAGYDHRDSTSLPYPTPDYSGCLSADLKGLRLGVPGEYFVEGMQPEVETAIRTGISKLEELGAQVDWEVSLPHTGYALAVYYIIAPSEASANLARYDGVKYGYSYRETGNMWEAMEKTRQHGFGPEVKRRIMLGTYALSAGYYDAYYLKAQKVRTIIRQEFDRAFEKYDALITPTSPTVPFKTGEKTDDPLQMYLSDVCTLPINIAGVPAISIPAGFTGGLPIGMQIIGKPLGEETLFKIAYAYEQATGWCKMKAEV
- the gatC gene encoding Asp-tRNA(Asn)/Glu-tRNA(Gln) amidotransferase subunit GatC, encoding MKLSREEVLRIALLARVGLTEDEVDRLREQLSNILENFEVLRQVDTGAIPPTTQSIALHTVVADDEVAPSLPQDQILANAPQKEGDFFRVRAVLE
- a CDS encoding NfeD family protein; its protein translation is MKSRFIFFIVSTILEEVALAVIVLLGLPRIGIQLPLVVLIVLMAVWAAYSLITYRVGSRALSRKPVICLPDMVGSKGMVVSPLAPEGLVRIRGELWIARPDNGEAVPGDEIAVVEQYSLKLVVHKTRAAGDLDDVA